A single Corticium candelabrum chromosome 16, ooCorCand1.1, whole genome shotgun sequence DNA region contains:
- the LOC134192003 gene encoding uncharacterized protein LOC134192003: MEPHLESSKTNFSRSMAFRGRRPLHRRRPNIPVTPAKIVTGFAASTNDFTELSTSLEKDSGAYGATASFTSVQTLTELGASTSDLTIDTTSVAESFRHQADGASVVTEHNENDCNVTDDILTLEAELKTFDDDFQHVMSVLQRRSATEDKLVTQYRSKVEQLETKISQQDALLKKKEDEIASLTNEARHEIKKARNECASLQSQLISARRQIQQQATEISDLKVLVKKEKARGDKAQADLDKSGLEVQWLTEELASAKEENNKLIEVETETNQNIKEMKKSMTTFFQKQENLRDKVVGQKTCEPLEIQHEKHSQMQPHVVADARTPKLSGTVTVLHRVSQQHESFWEQRVRPHFDHIITTLSPKKILPKLYSNKLIDRNEFSSLSGSKQSGQDIATELLRDILMKKGDDAFWKFCATLRDVEGQHEIADLIDP, encoded by the coding sequence ATGGAGCCTCATTTAGAGTCTTCGAAAACAAATTTCAGTCGTTCTATGGCGTTTAGAGGAAGAAGGCCTCTACATAGGCGTAGACCCAACATTCCGGTCACCCCGGCAAAAATAGTAACAGGATTTGCGGCAAGCACAAACGACTTCACTGAGCTTTCTACGTCGTTAGAAAAGGATTCTGGTGCTTATGGAGCGACTGCTTCGTTCACTTCTGTACAAACGCTAACAGAACTTGGAGCAAGCACAAGCGACTTGACAATTGACACTACAAGCGTAGCTGAATCATTTCGACATCAAGCTGATGGAGCCTCAGTTGTAACTGAACACAACGAAAACGACTGCAATGTTACAGACGACATCTTGACGCTAGAAGCAGAACTGAAGACGTTTGACGATGACTTCCAACATGTGATGTCAGTGTTGCAGAGGAGATCTGCGACTGAAGACAAATTAGTGACCCAGTACCGTTCGAAAGTCGAACAGCTTGAAACGAAGATTTCTCAACAAGATGCCTTGCTGAAGAAAAAAGAAGATGAAATTGCTAGTCTGACGAACGAAGCTCGCCATGAAATTAAGAAAGCAAGAAATGAATGTGCGAGCCTGCAGTCTCAGCTAATAAGTGCAAGAAGGCAAATTCAGCAACAAGCAACGGAAATCAGCGACCTCAAGGTATTggtgaagaaagagaaagcaCGAGGTGACAAGGCACAGGCAGATCTAGACAAAAGTGGGCTTGAGGTACAATGGCTGACTGAAGAATTGGCGTCTGCGAAAGAGGAGaacaacaaattaattgaAGTGGAAACTGAAACAAACCAAAACATCAAGGAAATGAAAAAATCCATGACAACCTTTTTTCAAAAGCAAGAGAATCTCCGCGACAAAGTTGTAGGGCAGAAAACATGCGAACCATTAGAAATCCAACATGAAAAGCATTCTCAGATGCAGCCACATGTTGTTGCAGATGCAAGAACACCAAAGTTATCTGGTACAGTAACTGTATTACACCGTGTATCACAACAGCACGAGTCTTTTTGGGAGCAGAGAGTAAGACCTCACTTTGATCACATTATTACAACTTTGTCTCCCAAAAAGATCCTTCCTAAgctctatagcaacaagttaATTGATCGCAACGAGTTCAGCAGTTTGTCTGGCAGCAAACAGAGTGGGCAGGATATCGCAACAGAATTGCTGAGAGACATTCTGATGAAGAAAGGAGACGATGCCTTCTGGAAGTTCTGTGCAACACTTCGAGATGTAGAAGGCCAACATGAGATTGCAGATCTCATTGACCCTTAG
- the LOC134192376 gene encoding transcriptional repressor p66-alpha-like produces MAAAHVIVSSSSETTERVDIFNKKSAASMTENAGLDNKDVESSLDDTELQTLEEQLQAEEAKLSALRHNVSKLREKRKRLYRVQPPPLVHAGGVAHTTYSLAAGNSDVLPPLPPLKASSMNHVAQQPRLVQNHGLSSHHVGMSTGNVNQIDEGRSLVRGDYVQMSHPVLYQDSKQLQGSVGEEHVRLAKRRLKATQESARQMFIHQIERSLSGIPVPRPPPDQWPLCPWAVGSHFNALVGLESIVTFIQTGKLPDQEFANPSRTHMKCSSCHTDFSPVWRLVRDSQRPCIVCERCENVRIKQALGSHYSRRLHNAFAQAEQQEKDFEAQMEQQVMEEAQRVRHEQYVYNHNEQMARQHQRHSNSTLQHQVQDPDADMLRLMVQQQKDIEKRLTLTGTTSHITV; encoded by the exons ATGGCAGCCGCTCACGTTATCGTCAGCAGTTCGAGCGAAACGACGGAGCGTGTCGACATCTTCAACAAGAAAAG TGCCGCCTCGATGACTGAAAATGCCGGCCTCGACAACAAGGACGTCGAGAGCTCTCTGGACGACACTGAGCTGCAGACGTTAGAAGAGCAGCTGCAGGCCGAAGAAGCGAAGCTGAGTGCACTGCGTCACAACGTGTCGAAGCTCCGCGAGAAGCGAAAACGGTTGTATCGAGTACAGCCGCCCCCACTGGTACATGCCGGGGGCGTCGCGCATACAACGTACTCATTGGCTGCCGGGAATAGCGACGTTCTACCTCCTCTGCCGCCGTTGAAGGCAAGCAGTATGAACCACGTGGCACAGCAGCCACGACTGGTGCAGAATCACGGATTGTCGTCGCATCATGTTGGTATGTCGACTGGCAATGTGAATCAGATCGATGAGGGACGGTCGTTGGTGCGGGGCGACTACGTTCAGATGTCGCATCCCGTTCTGTATCAGGATAGCAAGCAGTTGCAGGGGTCGGTTGGTGAGGAGCACGTGAGGTTGGCTAAACGGCGTTTGAAAGCGACGCAGGAGTCTGCCCGGCAGATGTTCATTCATCAAATTGAGAGGTCTCTGTCGGGCATCCCTGTGCCACGACCACCACCTGATCAGTGGCCTCTGTGTCCTTGGGCGGTTGGATCGCACTTCAATGCGCTTGTCGGGCTCGAATCGATTGTGACATTTATTCAGACCGGTAAATTGCCGGATCAGGAGTTTGCTAATCCGTCTCGTACACACATGAAGTGTTCAAGCTGTCATACCGACTTTTCGCCCGTTTGGCGGTTAGTTAGAGATTCCCAGAGGCCGTGTATAGTTTGCGAACGATGTGAGAATGTTCGTATAAAGCAAGCTCTTGGATCGCATTACTCTCGTCGTCTTCATAATGCATTCGCTCAAGCAGAGCAGCAAGAGAAAGACTTCGAAGCCCAAATGGAGCAACAGGTAATGGAAGAGGCGCAGCGTGTCAGACACGAGCAATACGTCTACAATCATAACGAGCAGATGGCTAGACAACACCAACGGCATTCAAACTCTACATTGCAGCATCAAGTACAAGATCCCGATGCCGATATGCTTCGACTAATGGTCCAACAGCAGAAAGACATCGAAAAGAGATTGACATTGACAGGTACCACGTCTCACATTACCGTATAG